The following proteins come from a genomic window of Lolium rigidum isolate FL_2022 chromosome 5, APGP_CSIRO_Lrig_0.1, whole genome shotgun sequence:
- the LOC124652279 gene encoding malate dehydrogenase, glyoxysomal, whose amino-acid sequence MEQGGADAAARRMGRIASHLLPPTSQMEEVSILRGSNCRAKGAAPGFKVAVLGASGGIGQPLSLLMKMNPLVSVLHLYDVVNTPGVTADISHMNTGAVVRGFVGQPQLENALTGMDLVIIPAGIPRKPGMTRDDLFNINAGIVRTLCEGIAKCCPNAIVNIISNPVNSTVPIAAEVFKKAGTYNPKRLLGVTTLDVVRANTFVGEVLGLDPRDVNVPVVGGHAGATILPLLSQVSPPCSFTPEEISYLTSRIQNGGTEVVEAKAGAGSATLSMAYAAAKFADACLRGLHGDAGIVECSYVDSQVTELPFFASKVRLGRSGVEEILPLGPLNEFERAGLEKAKKELSESIQKGVSFVNK is encoded by the exons ATGGAGCAAGGTGGCGCCGACGCTGCGGCGAGGCGGATGGGCAGGATCGCGTCCCACCTCCTTCCGCCCACCTCCCAG ATGGAGGAGGTCTCCATCCTGAGGGGCTCGAATTGCCGTGCAAAAGGTGCGGCGCCAGGATTCAAGGTTGCAGTCCTGGGTGCATCTGgtgggattggccagccactctcgCTGCTTATGAAGATGAACCCGCTTGTTTCAGTGCTCCATTTGTATGATGTTGTCAACACGCCTGGTGTCACGGCTGACATTAGCCACatgaacaccggtgctgtg GTGCGTGGTTTTGTGGGCCAGCCGCAATTGGAAAATGCTCTTACTGGAATGGATCTAGTGATCATTCCTGCTGGCATCCCTCGGAAGCCTGGGATGACAAGGGATGATTTGTTCAACATCAATGCTGGAATTGTCCGGACTCTATGCGAGGGTATTGCAAAATGCTGCCCAAATGCAATTGTGAATATTATCAGTAACCCTGTCAATTCTACTGTACCAATTGCTGCTGAAGTATTTAAAAAAGCCGGGACATACAATCCTAAGAGATTGTTGGGGGTGACAACACTTGATGTAGTGAGAGCCAATACTTTTGTG GGTGAGGTTCTTGGACTTGACCCCAGAGATGTCAATGTTCCTGTTGTTGGCGGGCATGCGGGGGCTACGATATTACCACTCCTTTCACAG GTTAGTCCTCCCTGCTCGTTCACCCCAGAAGAAATTAGCTATCTCACTTCTCGCATACAGAATGGCGGGACAGAAGTTGTCGAG GCGAAAGCAGGTGCAGGATCGGCAACTCTTTCTATG GCATATGCGGCAGCTAAATTTGCAGATGCTTGCTTGAGAGGGCTGCATGGTGATGCTGGGATAGTGGAGTGCTCTTATGTGGATTCTCAG GTGACGGAGTTGCCTTTCTTTGCATCCAAAGTTCGCCTAGGTCGTTCTGGCGTCGAGGAGATCTTGCCACTTGGTCCACTCAACGAGTTTGAAAG AGCTGGGCTGGAGAAGGCGAAGAAGGAGCTATCCGAGAGCATCCAGAAGGGTGTCTCATTCGTCAACAAGTGA